The nucleotide window ATGCAGCCCTCGCCCGGCCGGGTGTCGAGCTCCAGACGCCCGCCGTTGGCCTCCGCGGCGCTGGAGGCGATCGCCAGTCCCAGGCCGGAGCCCGCAGCTGCTCGCTCGGAGGAATCGGCGCGGTAGAAGCGCTCGAACACCCGCCGCGCGTCCGGCGGCGCGAGGCCGGTCCCGTCATCGGCCACCTCGACGGCGCAGGCGAGAGTCCCAGGGGCCAGGGGCGGATTGGCGCTGGTACGGTCCGGCACATCCGTGCCTCGACCGTGCGGGCGGATGCGGAGGGTGCCGAAGCGCACCTGAACGTGCGTCCCGGGCGGGGTGTGGACGCAGGCGTTGGTGAGCAGGTTCGACAGGATCTGCGCCAGTTGATGAGGATCGCCGATGACATCGACGACGTCCAGCTCGGCTTCGTGAGGATCGTCCTGCGGGTCCGACAGGGCGCCGAGGCCGATGCCGCGGTCGGGGTGCTGCAGGGCGACGGCAGCGATGCTGTCGGCGGCCAGAGAGAGCAGGTCGACCGCCTGCCACCGCATGGCGGGCACATCACCCAGCTTGGCCAGCTGGGACAGGCTGTCGACGAGACGGCTCATGCGCTCGGCGTTCCACACGATCAGCTGCTGCGCCTCCTGGCGTCGCTGCGGACTCATCTCCGGTTCCTGTACGAGGAGTTCGGCGAAGCCCTGCAGGGAGGTGAGCGGCGTGCGCAGTTCATGCCCGGCGTCCGCAAGAAAGTGGCGCAGCTGCTGCTCGGACGCCTCGGTGCGGTGCAACGCGGTGCGCAACCGGTCGAGCATGGTGTTCAACGCGCGGCTGAGGTGGCCGACCTCCGTGACGGCATACCCGTCCGGAACACTCAGCTGCGACTCGCCGTCAGCGATGCGCCGGGCGGTGCGCTCGACTCGGGTCAGCGGCCGTAGTCCCAGTCGCACCACCAGGTTGCCGAAGAGGACGACGCCGACTGCGACGGCCACTCCCACGGTGAGGCTGAACCACAGCATCCTGGAGGTCGCCTCGTCCACCTCTTTCAGGGGCAGCGCCACCACGACCCTGGTGCCGTCCGCGCCGGATCGCGTGATCACCCGCCAGGTGCCGCCGCCGTCGGTCGCGGCAAGCGTGGCCGGCCGGCCGTTCTTCAGACCGAGTGCCGACTCGGACCGGGGCAGCCGTGGCCCTGCACCGCCCCCGTCGCCACTCAGTGATCCGGCCAGCCTGTGTCCGTCACTGTCGTAGAAGTACACGCGGTAGTCCGAGGGGAGGGTGTCGTTCCTGGTGGTCACCCCTGCCGCCATCCGTCCTTCGGCCACGTCCTGGTAGAGCCGGGCCATTGGCTGGAATCGGGTGAGCCGACCGTCGACCTGGTCCGTGAGCCAGGCGTGGAGCAGGGCGAGCCCCGCCGCCTGGCAGAGCAGGACCGCCGAGGTGGCCAGCAGCGTGGCGCCGAGCACCAGCCGGGCCCGCAGCGAGCGCGGCTTCAGTCGCCTCGGCCACTGCCTCACAGCGCCGCCGCTCCCGGCCCGGGACGGGCGGCCCGCAGACAGTAGCCGACACCGCGGATCGTCTGGATCAGCTGGGGTTCGCACCGGTCGATCTTGCGCCGCAGATTACGTACGTAGGTGTCGACGATGCGGGCGTCACCCGCGAAGTCGTAGTGCCAGACCTCGGTCAGAATCTCCTTTTTGCCCACCACTCGTTCCGGCTGGGCCAGCAGACAGACCAGCAGCCGGAACTCGGTCGGCGACAGCTGGACCGGCAAGCCCGCCCGCCACACCTCGTGCGTCTGCTCGTCCAGCACAAGATCCGCGTATCGCAACGGCGGCCGTCTGGCCCCGACGCCCGGCGGCATGTCGCTGCGCCGCAGGATGGCACGGATGCGCAGCAGCACCTCCTGTACGTGGAAGGGCTTCGTGACGTAGTCGTCGCCGCCGGAACTGAGGCCGATGATGCGGTCCTCGACGTCGGTGCGGGCCGTCAGGAACAGTACGGGTGTGTAGACGCCCTCCGCGCGCAGGTGACGGGTCACCTCGAAGCCGTCGATGTCCGGGAGGCCCACGTCCAGCACGATCAGATCGGGCTGGCTGCGGCCCGCCTCGAACATGGCGGTCCGACCGGTGTCAGCGGTGCTCACCGAGTATCCGGCGGCGTGCAGGGCTGAAGTGAGCAGGGTTCGGATGCTTGGGTCGTCCTCGACGACAAGCACGTTGTGTCGGGGCGGCGCGGACGCCGACGGCGCAACGGGCATGGAGATTCCTTTGTTGTCATGAAATTCGCGGTGCGCCGAACGCCCGGACGGCGTCCCACGGGCACTGCCGTCCGGGCGTCGGAGATCAGCCGGTCACCTCCGTGTTCTTGGCCAGCGCGTCGGTGCGCTCGGTGACCGTCTTGCGCAGCTTCTCGACGGCGGAGTCCAGCTCCTTGCCGTCGGCACCGGCCTTCCCCGCCTGTTCGGCGATGTCGTTCAGCGCCTTCAGAGCGGTCCCGGAGCCGTAGAACTTCTCGTACAGCTCCCTGTACGCCTTCTTGTAGACGGGATCGAAGGTGTCCGAGTCCAGGAAGCGCTCCTTGAGGGGGTGCCCCATGAGGCCGCCGAACCCACCGCCCTCGCCTTGACCGCCTTGGCCGCCTTGACCGCCACCCGGCATGCCCGAAGGTATTCCTGACGGCATTCCCTCCGGCAGATTTTCGGGCATTCCCGAGGGCATGCCTTCGGGCATTCCTTCGGGCATCCCTGACGGCGCTCCGGAGGGCATGTTCTGCGCCCCCTGACCACCGGCGGCCTGGCCGCCTCGGCCGCTCTGCCCGTCGGCAGCGCCTCCGCCGCCGCCGAAAGCGCCGCCCATGCCCATGTCGTCGTCCGGACCCGACGTCGCGTCGCCGCTGAAGGTGAGGTTGTAGTCCCACCCCAGGACCGAGAACTTCTTGGTGTCGAGGTCGTACCACAGCAGGTAGTTCTTGCCCGGTCCGGCCATGTCGTCGAAGTTCATCAGCAGGTTCTGGGCGGCGAGGTACGTGGCCAGTGACTCGACGTCCACGTACTGGTCGAGTTCCTTCTCGAACTCCTCGTCCGATGCCTGGTTCGCCCACTTGATGAGCTTCATGACCGGCTCCAGGTCCTGGCTGCCGACCTTGTTGAGCTGTTCGAACGAGTTCTCGTAGTCGCTCGGGTCGTCACCCTTGTACTCGAAGCCGCCCCCGGCCCTCGCCTTGTAGAGGACTCCGTTGCCGTCGCCGATGGACTCGGCGTACTCCGTGTCCGGGCTCTCGACCATCAGCCGGGTGGCGACCGGACGGCTGTTCACCTTCACCGACGTGAAGGCGTACCTCTCGTTCTTCCGACCGGTGGTGTCCGTCAGGCTCAGCGAGAGCGCCTCGTTCACCGGCACCTGGCCGTTGCTGCCGGGGCGCAGCGAGATCTCGCGCTCGCCCTGGTAGGCGCGGCCCTCGATGAACTCGTCCACCTTGATGAGCCACGGCAGTTCCTCGGGCTTCTTGTCGGAGAGGTTGTACTGCGTGATCCCGCCCATGGCACCACCGGCCCCGCCGGGACCGCCGCCATTGCCCTGGCCGCGGTCCCGGCTCCCCGTCCCGCCGTCCTGTGGCAGGTCCGGGGCGCCCTGCGCGGCTCCTTCGGGCATGGTCCGGCCGCCACCGGGCATGCCCTGGCCGCTTCCGCGCAGGGACATCAGTGTGGAGTTGCCCTTGAGGCGGATCCCGACGTCTTCGAGGTAGACCCCGTCGATGGTGAGGTCCGCTTCGATGTAGTCCTTGGTTCCGTCCTCGCGGAACTCCTTCATCATCTTGGTGAAGTCGGTCTGGTCGTACTCCAGTTGGATGGAGTGGGAGACCGAGGTGTCGTACAGGTCGACCGTGCCTTCGACGTTCTCCGTGATGGTGTCGGCCTCCACGCGGGAGGAGGAGGTGACGTACGGCGAGACGCGGGCGTCGCCGAAGAAATAGACCATCACCGCCAGACCGGCACACAGGGCTCCGGCCGGCTTCCAGTGGTGTCGCAGCCGTACGGGGATCCGGTCCCGCAGGCGCCGTCGCCGTGGGGTCGTGTCGTTGTGGCCGGACATCACAGGTCGGTCGTGTCGTAACCGGTCAGGACGGTCACCCGCTGGCCCGACGTCCGCTCCTGAAGCGCGGTCACCAGGTCACTGGGCTCGGTGCCCTTCTTCATGCGCACCGTGTAGAACACCTCGGTCAGTGCCCCGCCACGGATCGTCTCCGTGCTCACCAGCTCGAACTCACTGGTGTAGCGGATGAGGACATCGCGGATGTCGGACGAGTAGTCCTCACCGGCCGGCACCTGGACCTTGACGACCTGGCGCTGGACGTTGAGCGCGAACCAGTTGAACTTGAACATCACGATGATGACGGCGCAGATGACCACCGCGGCGACCGCGGCGAGGGTGTAGAAACGGGCACCGGCGGCCATGCCCACGGCCATGGCCAGGAAGATGAAGCCGACGTCCCTGGTCTCCTTGACCGCGTTCCGGAACCGGACGACGGACAGTGCTCCGACCAGGGAGAACGCGCGGGCCAGGTTGGACCCGACGACCAGCATGATCAGCGCGACGATCATGCCGACGATGACGAGGGTCTGGACGTAGGACTGGCTGTAGGAGACGTTGCGGTGCGTGTACCGGTACACGTAACCGATCATCGTGCTCAGGATGAACGACAGCGCCATGGCCGCGACCACGTCGGCGACGCTGAACGTACCGCTGAGTTCCTGCAGATCGAAGTTCACTGTGCTCCTGCTTTCAAGGGCGCCTCGGGCGCCGACCGCTGCCGGGGCAGCGACTGTTCGGTGGGGGTGGGCGGCGGACAGTCCGCCTCGTTGACGTGGAAGACGGATCGGGGTGCCAGCCCGAACGCCTCGACGGACTGCACGTACTTGGAGACCCGGATGAGGTTGAGGTTCCGGCGTGCGGCAAGGTCCGTGATCCAGTGCGGGGTGCGCTCGTTGACCTTGATCTCCATCACCGACATGTGGGGTGGGATGGTGAACCGGTTCTCGGGTGCGGCGATGCCGAAGTGGAAGTCCCGGTCCCGGCCGCGGATGCGCCGGTCGAAGGTCACCCGCAGTCCGGTGTCCGCCTCCCGGCCGACCAGTGCCTCGCGCTGGTAGCCGGTGATCGCGGTGGGCTGCAGGTTGAGCCGTACGACCAGTTCGAGCACCTCGTGGATGAAGGCACGTTCCTTGGGCGAGTGCTCCACCAGCTCACGGCTGTCGCACAACTGCCGGGCGGCACCGTAAGGGAGAGTGATGCGGCGCTTCTGCGTGACCCGGTTGACGCGTTGCTTGATCTCCACGCAGACCGGGGACTCGTCTGTGACGCCGTCCAGGTCGCCGTAGTGGCGGATGCGCAGCTTGCGCCGGAACTTCAGGCCCTCGATCTTCTCCCAATAGAACCGCAGCTGCGGGGTGTCGTAGTACAGGCTCCAGACGCCGTAGCCTCCGACAGGGCTGTTCAGATCACGGTCCATCCGCTCGGCCAGCTCGTCCCGGATCTCGGCCGCCTGCTCGACCGGTACGAGGTACTTCAGCTCGAACCGGTTGAACGCGTGCAGCCTGCTGGCCACATGCAACGGCTGTTCCTCCGCCGGGACTTGATCTTCCTCCCGGCTCCGGGACTTCCGCCGTGTGGTCACCGGTAGTGCCACCATGCGCCTCCTTCGTCGTACGGCCCAGTCGGGCGACGCAGCACACGAAACCGGTGCGATGTGAGAAGGCGCTGAGAATTACGAGGTAATTCCAGGAGTATTCGAGATGACCGGAAGGTGAACCGCGCGCGTCACCAAAGCTCCACAGAGAGCAGCACAGGCAGAAGAGCGCTCTGGTTGACCCGACGGGTCAACCAGAGCGCTCAGAGGAGGTGCGGGCCGGAGCGGTCGCCGGAGGCGGGGTACCGCCCCGGGGTCCGGTCAGCGGGTGGCGAGGAACTCGAGCGTGTCGATCACGCGGTTCGAGAAGCCCCACTCGTTGTCGTACCAGGCGACCACCTTGACGTGGCGGCCGTCGACGCGGGTGAGGGCCGAGTCGAAGATCGACGAGGCGGGATTGCCCACGATGTCGGACGACACCAGCGGGTCGTCCGAGTACTCGAGGACGCCGGCGAGCGGCCCCTCCGCCGCGGCGCGGTACGCCGCCAGCACGTCGTCGCGCGTCACGTCGCGGGCGACGGTCGTGTTGAGTTCGACGATCGAGCCCACCGGCACCGGTACGCGGATCGAGTCGCCCGACAGCTTGCCCTCGAGGTTCGGCAGCACCAGGCCGATCGCCTTGGCGGCGCCGGTCGTGGTCGGCACGATGTTGACGCCGGCGGCCCGTGCGCGACGGGCGTCGCGGTGCGGACCGTCCTGCAGGTTCTGCTCCTGGGTGTAGGCGTGCACCGTCGTCATGAACCCGTGTTCGATACCGGCGAGTTCGTCGAGGACCGCGGCCAGCGGCGCGAGCGCGTTGGTGGTGCAGGAGGCGTTCGAGACGATCGTGTGCATGGCCGGGTCGTAGGCGTCGGTGTTGACCCCGAACGCGAGCGTGACGTCGGCGCCGTCCGACGGCGCGCTGACGAGTACCTTCTTCGCGCCCGCGTCGAGGTGGGCCCGGGCGGCCTTGGCCGAGGTGAAGCGGCCGGTGGCCTCCAGGACGATGTCGACGCCGAGTTCGGCCCACGGTAGCTGCGCCGGTTCGCGCTCGGCCAGCACCGTGATCCGACGGCCGTCGACGACGAGGGCGTCCCCGTCGACGGTCACCGGGCGCCCGAGCCGGCCGGCCGTGCTGTCGTAGGCGAGCAGCCGGGCGAGGGTGGCGGGCTCGGTGAGGTCGTTGACGGCGACGACCTCCAGGGCGCTGTCGCGCTCCAGCAGTGCGCGCAGCACATTGCGTCCGATGCGGCCGAATCCGTTGATGGCGATGCGAGTCATGAGTGGGGTCCCTTCCCTTCCCCACCAGGCTCGCCCGCGGCCGACACCGCTGACAGTGGCGGGATCGCCATGGTTCAAAAGGATCCCGCCACACCCGCCACGCGGTGCCGGGCGGGGTCACTCGCCCCGGGTGAAGGTGCGCCGGTACTCGCTCGGTGTGGTGCCCAGAATCCGCTGGAAGTGCAGACGCAGATTCGCGCCAGTGCCGAGCCCGACGTCGGCGGCGATCTGTTCGACGCTGCGCTCCGAGCGCTCCAGCAGTTCGCGGGCCAGGTCGATGCGGGCGCGCATCACCCACTGCATCGGCGTGTAGCCGGTCTCCTCGACGAAGCGCCGGGAGAACGTGCGCGGCGAGACCCCCGCCTGCCGCGCCAGTATGTCGAGGGTGAGGGGCTCGCCGAGCCGGTGCAGCGCCCACTCGCGGGTGGCGGCGAACCGCTCGCCGAGCGGCTCGGGGACGCTGCGCGGCACATACTGGGCCTGGCCGCCGCTGCGGTAGGGGGCCGCGACCAGACGCCGGGCCGCGTGGTTGGACGCGGCCACTCCGAGGTCGCCGCGCAGGATGTGCAGGCACAGGTCGATGCCGGAGGCGGCGCCGGCCGAGGTGAGCACGCTGCCCTCGTCTACGAACAGCACGTTCTCGTCGACCCGGACGAGCGGATGCCTGGCCACGAGTGCCCGCGTGTAGTGCCAGTGCGTCGTGGCGCGCCTGCCGTCGAGCAGGCCCGTGGCGGCGAGCGCGAAGGCGCCCGTCGAGATGGCGGCGAGCCGCGCGCCCCGGTCGTGGGCGGCGATCAGTGCCTCGACGACGGCCCGCGGCGGGTCCTCGCGGTCCGGGAACCGGTAGCCGGGGACGAAGACGATGTCGGCCCACGCAAGCGCGTCGAGGCCGTGTGCGACGTGGTACGCGAGGCCATCGCCGCCGGTCACGAGACCGGGTGTCGCCCCGCACACCCGCACCTCGTA belongs to Streptomyces graminofaciens and includes:
- a CDS encoding GlxA family transcriptional regulator, giving the protein MPASRLHRVAVLVLEGAKPLDVGIPAQVFTTRASMPYEVRVCGATPGLVTGGDGLAYHVAHGLDALAWADIVFVPGYRFPDREDPPRAVVEALIAAHDRGARLAAISTGAFALAATGLLDGRRATTHWHYTRALVARHPLVRVDENVLFVDEGSVLTSAGAASGIDLCLHILRGDLGVAASNHAARRLVAAPYRSGGQAQYVPRSVPEPLGERFAATREWALHRLGEPLTLDILARQAGVSPRTFSRRFVEETGYTPMQWVMRARIDLARELLERSERSVEQIAADVGLGTGANLRLHFQRILGTTPSEYRRTFTRGE
- a CDS encoding CotH kinase family protein, yielding MSGHNDTTPRRRRLRDRIPVRLRHHWKPAGALCAGLAVMVYFFGDARVSPYVTSSSRVEADTITENVEGTVDLYDTSVSHSIQLEYDQTDFTKMMKEFREDGTKDYIEADLTIDGVYLEDVGIRLKGNSTLMSLRGSGQGMPGGGRTMPEGAAQGAPDLPQDGGTGSRDRGQGNGGGPGGAGGAMGGITQYNLSDKKPEELPWLIKVDEFIEGRAYQGEREISLRPGSNGQVPVNEALSLSLTDTTGRKNERYAFTSVKVNSRPVATRLMVESPDTEYAESIGDGNGVLYKARAGGGFEYKGDDPSDYENSFEQLNKVGSQDLEPVMKLIKWANQASDEEFEKELDQYVDVESLATYLAAQNLLMNFDDMAGPGKNYLLWYDLDTKKFSVLGWDYNLTFSGDATSGPDDDMGMGGAFGGGGGAADGQSGRGGQAAGGQGAQNMPSGAPSGMPEGMPEGMPSGMPENLPEGMPSGIPSGMPGGGQGGQGGQGEGGGFGGLMGHPLKERFLDSDTFDPVYKKAYRELYEKFYGSGTALKALNDIAEQAGKAGADGKELDSAVEKLRKTVTERTDALAKNTEVTG
- a CDS encoding DUF4956 domain-containing protein, which produces MNFDLQELSGTFSVADVVAAMALSFILSTMIGYVYRYTHRNVSYSQSYVQTLVIVGMIVALIMLVVGSNLARAFSLVGALSVVRFRNAVKETRDVGFIFLAMAVGMAAGARFYTLAAVAAVVICAVIIVMFKFNWFALNVQRQVVKVQVPAGEDYSSDIRDVLIRYTSEFELVSTETIRGGALTEVFYTVRMKKGTEPSDLVTALQERTSGQRVTVLTGYDTTDL
- a CDS encoding response regulator transcription factor — protein: MPVAPSASAPPRHNVLVVEDDPSIRTLLTSALHAAGYSVSTADTGRTAMFEAGRSQPDLIVLDVGLPDIDGFEVTRHLRAEGVYTPVLFLTARTDVEDRIIGLSSGGDDYVTKPFHVQEVLLRIRAILRRSDMPPGVGARRPPLRYADLVLDEQTHEVWRAGLPVQLSPTEFRLLVCLLAQPERVVGKKEILTEVWHYDFAGDARIVDTYVRNLRRKIDRCEPQLIQTIRGVGYCLRAARPGPGAAAL
- the gap gene encoding type I glyceraldehyde-3-phosphate dehydrogenase is translated as MTRIAINGFGRIGRNVLRALLERDSALEVVAVNDLTEPATLARLLAYDSTAGRLGRPVTVDGDALVVDGRRITVLAEREPAQLPWAELGVDIVLEATGRFTSAKAARAHLDAGAKKVLVSAPSDGADVTLAFGVNTDAYDPAMHTIVSNASCTTNALAPLAAVLDELAGIEHGFMTTVHAYTQEQNLQDGPHRDARRARAAGVNIVPTTTGAAKAIGLVLPNLEGKLSGDSIRVPVPVGSIVELNTTVARDVTRDDVLAAYRAAAEGPLAGVLEYSDDPLVSSDIVGNPASSIFDSALTRVDGRHVKVVAWYDNEWGFSNRVIDTLEFLATR
- a CDS encoding polyphosphate polymerase domain-containing protein: MVALPVTTRRKSRSREEDQVPAEEQPLHVASRLHAFNRFELKYLVPVEQAAEIRDELAERMDRDLNSPVGGYGVWSLYYDTPQLRFYWEKIEGLKFRRKLRIRHYGDLDGVTDESPVCVEIKQRVNRVTQKRRITLPYGAARQLCDSRELVEHSPKERAFIHEVLELVVRLNLQPTAITGYQREALVGREADTGLRVTFDRRIRGRDRDFHFGIAAPENRFTIPPHMSVMEIKVNERTPHWITDLAARRNLNLIRVSKYVQSVEAFGLAPRSVFHVNEADCPPPTPTEQSLPRQRSAPEAPLKAGAQ
- a CDS encoding sensor histidine kinase, which codes for MRQWPRRLKPRSLRARLVLGATLLATSAVLLCQAAGLALLHAWLTDQVDGRLTRFQPMARLYQDVAEGRMAAGVTTRNDTLPSDYRVYFYDSDGHRLAGSLSGDGGGAGPRLPRSESALGLKNGRPATLAATDGGGTWRVITRSGADGTRVVVALPLKEVDEATSRMLWFSLTVGVAVAVGVVLFGNLVVRLGLRPLTRVERTARRIADGESQLSVPDGYAVTEVGHLSRALNTMLDRLRTALHRTEASEQQLRHFLADAGHELRTPLTSLQGFAELLVQEPEMSPQRRQEAQQLIVWNAERMSRLVDSLSQLAKLGDVPAMRWQAVDLLSLAADSIAAVALQHPDRGIGLGALSDPQDDPHEAELDVVDVIGDPHQLAQILSNLLTNACVHTPPGTHVQVRFGTLRIRPHGRGTDVPDRTSANPPLAPGTLACAVEVADDGTGLAPPDARRVFERFYRADSSERAAAGSGLGLAIASSAAEANGGRLELDTRPGEGCIFRLLLPFRPAAASTPVPVSSTCG